A region from the Spea bombifrons isolate aSpeBom1 chromosome 7, aSpeBom1.2.pri, whole genome shotgun sequence genome encodes:
- the LOC128501869 gene encoding myeloid-associated differentiation marker homolog isoform X2 — protein sequence MFTWCFCFAITILIIVLELTEFYNRIPISWEDFTSAFAMLATLMLFTTSIMYPAVYLHEGCSGFHCGNLGGATTTSILCFFAYAVEVGLTRAKPGEISGFLSTIPGLLKVFQAYVACIIFSLLPGVYRYPGLQWCVAVYSICFIITTLIIILTIGRLLPRLPLSFEKVLIGYNILSVAMYITVAVIWPYYWFKDYPSRPSVCEAVCFWDNVLGITFLTYINLIAYVVDLVYSAKMVFFVTSS from the coding sequence ATGTTTACTTGGTGCTTCTGCTTTGCCATAACCATCTTAATCATCGTTTTGGAGTTGACCGAGTTTTACAACCGTATCCCTATCTCATGGGAAGACTTTACGTCGGCATTCGCCATGTTGGCCACCTTGATGCTCTTCACCACCTCCATCATGTATCCCGCTGTCTATTTGCATGAAGGTTGCTCTGGATTCCACTGTGGCAACCTTGGTGGAGCAACCACAACGTCGATCTTATGTTTCTTTGCTTACGCTGTAGAGGTGGGTCTCACTCGAGCCAAACCCGGGGAGATCAGTGGTTTCCTCTCCACCATACCTGGCTTACTTAAGGTTTTCCAAGCCTACGTGGCCTGTATCATCTTCTCCCTTCTGCCTGGGGTCTACCGATACCCTGGGCTCCAGTGGTGCGTAGCTGTTTACTCCATCTGCTTCATCATCACCACGCTCATCATCATCCTTACCATCGGACGCCTCTTGCCACGTTTACCCCTCAGCTTTGAGAAGGTACTGATTGGCTATAATATCCTCTCCGTGGCGATGTACATCACGGTGGCGGTTATCTGGCCGTACTATTGGTTTAAGGATTACCCAAGCAGACCCTCCGTCTGTGAAGCAGTGTGCTTTTGGGATAACGTGCTCGGCATCACCTTCCTGACGTACATTAACCTCATCGCCTATGTCGTGGACTTGGTATATTCTGCAAAAATGGTCTTCTTCGTGACCTCTTCGTAA
- the LOC128502363 gene encoding galanin receptor 2b-like: protein MSDHEDFAGLVGPWNSSDFSLFNPASVVVPVIFSLIFLLGTVGNSLVLAVLLRSGQRTHNTTNLFILNLSVADVSFIVFCVPFQATIYSLEDWVFGAFMCKAVHFFIYLTMYASSFTLAAVSVDRYLAIRYPLRSRELRTPCNAVATMAIIWGLSVVLAGPYLSYYDLMEYESSHICVPGWKQRTRKIMDTGTFIVGYVIPVLIVSLSYTRTIKYLWTAVDPLEDMSESKKAKRKVTKMIIIVTVLFCLCWLPHHVVVMCYLYGHFPFNQATYAFRLLSHCMAYANSCLNPIVYALVSKHFRKGFQKVFSCLLRKKGRNKVHVVQAAQVEPGFDAASTEVSHVNGERGKRNGHQPRRNLSDCPRPLGTP, encoded by the exons ATGTCGGATCACGAGGACTTCGCTGGCCTGGTTGGCCCCTGGAACTCGTCGGACTTCAGCCTCTTCAACCCGGCTAGCGTGGTGGTCCCCGTCATCTTCTCGCTGATTTTCTTACTGGGCACGGTGGGTAACAGCCTGGTACTGGCCGTCCTCCTGAGAAGCGGACAACGGACGCACAACACCACCAACCTCTTCATCCTCAACCTGAGCGTGGCCGACGTCTCCTTCATCGTCTTCTGCGTGCCCTTCCAGGCCACCATCTATTCCTTGGAGGACTGGGTCTTTGGGGCCTTCATGTGCAAAGCTGTCCACTTTTTTATCTACCTCACCATGTACGCCAGCAGCTTCACCCTGGCAGCCGTCTCCGTGGACCG GTATCTGGCGATTCGCTATCCCCTGCGCTCTCGCGAGCTCCGGACCCCATGTAATGCGGTAGCCACAATGGCCATTATTTGGGGCCTCTCCGTGGTCTTAGCCGGACCGTACCTGAGCTACTATGACCTGATGGAGTACGAGTCCAGCCACATCTGCGTGCCAGGGTGGAAGCAAAGGACCCGCAAGATTATGGATACGGGGACGTTCATCGTGGGTTATGTGATTCCGGTGCTTATTGTAAGTCTCTCTTACACCAGGACCATAAAGTACCTCTGGACGGCTGTAGATCCACTAGAGGACATGTCAGAGTCCAAAAAGGCTAAGAGAAAAGTGACCAAGATGATTATAATCGTGACAGTGCTCTTCTGTCTTTGCTGGCTTCCCCACCACGTGGTCGTGATGTGTTATCTTTACGGCCACTTTCCCTTCAATCAGGCTACCTACGCGTTTCGCTTGCTCTCTCACTGCATGGCCTACGCCAATTCCTGCCTCAACCCCATCGTCTACGCTTTGGTGTCGAAGCATTTCCGTAAAGGGTTCCAGAAGGTTTTCAGCTGTCTGTTGAGGAAGAAAGGCCGGAACAAGGTTCACGTGGTGCAGGCAGCCCAGGTGGAGCCGGGGTTTGACGCTGCCTCCACCGAAGTGTCACATGTCAATGGAGAACGCGGAAAGAGAAATGGACACCAACCCCGCCGTAACCTCTCTGATTGCCCCAGACCGTTGGGTACTCCTTGA
- the LOC128501869 gene encoding myeloid-associated differentiation marker homolog isoform X1, whose protein sequence is MNLKSLASPLGIVRILQVVFSCISFSLVASVHAYGNSYGAWSMFTWCFCFAITILIIVLELTEFYNRIPISWEDFTSAFAMLATLMLFTTSIMYPAVYLHEGCSGFHCGNLGGATTTSILCFFAYAVEVGLTRAKPGEISGFLSTIPGLLKVFQAYVACIIFSLLPGVYRYPGLQWCVAVYSICFIITTLIIILTIGRLLPRLPLSFEKVLIGYNILSVAMYITVAVIWPYYWFKDYPSRPSVCEAVCFWDNVLGITFLTYINLIAYVVDLVYSAKMVFFVTSS, encoded by the coding sequence ATGAATCTCAAGTCCTTGGCTTCCCCACTGGGGATCGTGCGCATCCTTCAAGTTGTCTTCTCCTGTATTTCCTTCAGCTTGGTAGCCAGCGTCCATGCCTATGGCAACTCCTATGGTGCCTGGAGCATGTTTACTTGGTGCTTCTGCTTTGCCATAACCATCTTAATCATCGTTTTGGAGTTGACCGAGTTTTACAACCGTATCCCTATCTCATGGGAAGACTTTACGTCGGCATTCGCCATGTTGGCCACCTTGATGCTCTTCACCACCTCCATCATGTATCCCGCTGTCTATTTGCATGAAGGTTGCTCTGGATTCCACTGTGGCAACCTTGGTGGAGCAACCACAACGTCGATCTTATGTTTCTTTGCTTACGCTGTAGAGGTGGGTCTCACTCGAGCCAAACCCGGGGAGATCAGTGGTTTCCTCTCCACCATACCTGGCTTACTTAAGGTTTTCCAAGCCTACGTGGCCTGTATCATCTTCTCCCTTCTGCCTGGGGTCTACCGATACCCTGGGCTCCAGTGGTGCGTAGCTGTTTACTCCATCTGCTTCATCATCACCACGCTCATCATCATCCTTACCATCGGACGCCTCTTGCCACGTTTACCCCTCAGCTTTGAGAAGGTACTGATTGGCTATAATATCCTCTCCGTGGCGATGTACATCACGGTGGCGGTTATCTGGCCGTACTATTGGTTTAAGGATTACCCAAGCAGACCCTCCGTCTGTGAAGCAGTGTGCTTTTGGGATAACGTGCTCGGCATCACCTTCCTGACGTACATTAACCTCATCGCCTATGTCGTGGACTTGGTATATTCTGCAAAAATGGTCTTCTTCGTGACCTCTTCGTAA